One Arcobacter sp. F155 DNA window includes the following coding sequences:
- a CDS encoding DUF2860 family protein gives MKKRLLFSLMVCSLYASEQTNYIELGFGQLKEKDNFSVESDKSISSLGKADSETIYFPYVGFNFNYNLNETSSIYVNSQLGDFSLGSNIKTPHGSFDFGFTTNFYDEAWENPYLTNEKREKTKVKKNGTYFSYGKRFFPSHEFSITHKYKEVDYDKDTLTKKLKRDAKEHTISVDNNFSSNIKNLPITYLTNVAYKIYDADGKASSYKKASFAIGANLQISKRFDLTLLNSFARKDYEEHNSFVDEKVSSDIYGFISTFKWNEPFNYKNTYLSFQNGYIKEEANANFFDKEKKFALVSIGYKF, from the coding sequence ATGAAAAAAAGATTACTTTTTTCTCTTATGGTTTGTTCACTATATGCTAGTGAGCAAACTAATTATATAGAATTAGGCTTTGGACAATTAAAAGAAAAAGACAACTTCTCTGTTGAGAGTGATAAGTCTATCTCTTCTTTAGGAAAAGCTGACTCAGAAACAATATACTTCCCTTATGTAGGATTTAATTTTAACTACAATTTAAATGAAACTTCTTCTATTTATGTAAATAGTCAATTAGGAGATTTCAGTTTAGGTTCTAACATAAAGACACCTCACGGTTCATTTGATTTTGGATTTACTACAAACTTTTATGATGAAGCATGGGAGAATCCTTACTTAACAAATGAAAAAAGAGAAAAAACTAAAGTTAAAAAAAATGGAACTTATTTTAGCTATGGAAAAAGATTTTTTCCTTCACATGAATTTTCAATTACTCACAAGTATAAAGAAGTAGATTATGATAAAGATACTTTAACTAAAAAACTAAAAAGAGATGCAAAAGAACATACTATCTCAGTAGATAACAATTTTAGCTCAAATATAAAAAACCTACCTATAACTTATTTAACAAATGTTGCATATAAAATTTATGATGCTGATGGAAAAGCAAGCTCTTATAAAAAAGCATCTTTTGCTATAGGTGCAAACTTACAAATAAGCAAAAGATTTGACTTAACACTACTAAATAGCTTTGCAAGAAAAGATTATGAAGAACACAATAGTTTTGTTGATGAAAAAGTTAGTAGTGATATTTATGGTTTTATAAGTACATTTAAATGGAATGAACCATTTAACTATAAAAACACTTATCTTAGTTTTCAAAATGGCTATATAAAAGAAGAAGCAAATGCAAACTTCTTTGATAAAGAAAAGAAATTTGCGCTTGTAAGTATAGGATACAAGTTTTAA
- a CDS encoding sensor histidine kinase: MFKSSIKVILLLVALGINLFAEVNKDSIMNNLFVSSDGKNYKNLKSFTNYSFAKEFKNSLFIKIDIDEEQLKSDYYLALKVKEEFFLETNVSFTIKDNKKIIRLHKDIKKDLILHFDFKGNIPNFNINIHNEFEYKYVLSDEKLFFGLVYGIMLCAFLYNFVFFLYNKEKSFLYYSLLQLSTLMLLLVVARPTSAFDYFESVEAVLIFLITTIYVVSILFNMEFLDTKRNSPLIHNILKFLLVLNFLDLALMFIIERSFLYDYVPSYVIILALLISAFVVLIKGYKPALFYIAGWVTLFVFIFISENSFSEYNEVYLLHIGIALEALIFSLALAYKMRQARIEKEKNQQIAISQSKLASMGEMLANIAHQWRQPLTHISYVLMNLKTAHEKQKLTDEYFKRKSEEAKAQLTFMSNTIEDFSNFFKVSKEKESFSLKEVVEETLNLLTASIKLNNIEVKIDSKEDIFINSYKGELVQVLFNILNNSKDEFIKKQIKEPKIEIVLRKDRKNVFIEILDNAEGIKFKDINKVFEPYLTTKEKGLGIGLYISKTIIENSMKGQLLVENIKEGAKFIIKL, from the coding sequence ATGTTCAAGAGTAGTATCAAAGTAATTTTACTTTTAGTAGCTTTGGGTATTAATCTTTTTGCTGAAGTAAATAAAGATTCTATAATGAATAATCTATTTGTTTCTTCAGATGGAAAAAACTATAAAAATCTAAAAAGCTTTACAAACTATAGTTTTGCAAAAGAGTTTAAAAACTCTTTATTTATCAAAATTGATATAGATGAAGAACAATTAAAATCAGACTATTATTTAGCATTAAAAGTTAAAGAGGAGTTCTTTTTAGAAACAAATGTATCTTTTACTATTAAAGATAATAAAAAGATAATAAGACTTCATAAAGATATAAAAAAGGATTTGATTCTTCACTTTGATTTTAAAGGAAATATTCCTAATTTTAATATAAATATTCACAATGAGTTTGAGTATAAATATGTACTAAGTGATGAAAAACTCTTTTTTGGTTTAGTTTATGGAATAATGTTATGTGCCTTTTTATATAACTTTGTTTTCTTTTTATATAATAAAGAGAAATCTTTTTTATACTATTCTCTTTTACAGCTTTCAACTTTGATGTTATTACTTGTAGTTGCAAGACCAACAAGTGCATTTGATTATTTTGAGTCAGTTGAAGCAGTATTGATTTTTTTGATAACCACAATATATGTTGTTTCTATTTTATTTAATATGGAGTTTTTAGATACAAAAAGAAACTCTCCTTTAATACACAATATTCTAAAGTTTTTATTAGTTCTGAATTTCCTTGATTTAGCTTTAATGTTTATTATTGAAAGGTCTTTTCTTTATGATTATGTACCTTCTTATGTAATCATTTTAGCTTTATTGATTTCTGCTTTTGTAGTTTTAATAAAAGGTTATAAACCAGCACTTTTTTATATTGCAGGATGGGTAACTCTTTTTGTTTTTATTTTTATTTCAGAGAATAGTTTTTCTGAATATAATGAAGTCTATTTATTGCATATTGGTATTGCTTTAGAGGCTTTGATTTTTTCTTTAGCTTTAGCATATAAAATGAGACAAGCAAGAATTGAAAAAGAGAAAAATCAACAAATAGCTATTAGTCAAAGTAAGCTAGCCTCAATGGGTGAAATGCTTGCTAATATCGCCCACCAATGGAGACAACCTTTAACTCATATTTCATATGTTTTAATGAATTTAAAAACAGCCCATGAAAAACAAAAACTTACAGATGAGTATTTCAAAAGAAAATCAGAAGAAGCAAAGGCTCAATTAACTTTTATGTCAAATACTATTGAAGACTTTTCTAACTTTTTTAAAGTATCAAAAGAGAAAGAGTCTTTCTCTTTGAAAGAGGTAGTAGAAGAGACATTAAATCTTTTAACTGCTAGTATAAAATTAAATAATATAGAAGTTAAAATAGATTCAAAGGAAGATATTTTTATAAACTCTTATAAAGGTGAGTTAGTACAAGTATTGTTTAATATTCTTAATAACTCAAAGGATGAGTTTATTAAAAAACAGATAAAAGAACCTAAAATAGAGATAGTTTTAAGAAAAGATAGAAAAAATGTTTTTATAGAGATTCTTGACAATGCAGAAGGAATAAAGTTTAAAGATATAAATAAAGTCTTTGAACCATATTTAACTACAAAAGAAAAAGGCTTAGGAATTGGTTTATATATTTCAAAAACTATAATTGAAAACAGTATGAAAGGTCAGTTATTAGTTGAAAACATAAAAGAAGGTGCAAAGTTTATAATAAAACTTTGA
- a CDS encoding response regulator transcription factor, giving the protein MEELKNLKILYIDDEEPIRANAVEYLEFHCDNVYEAKDGLEGFNVYKEVKPDIIISDIKMPLISGLEMVRKIRATDKSTKIVIATAFLDTSYLLEAVELGLVKYLIKPVTEDKLLPVLKTCVSEISDKKSIFTLEDDFAFDYLNKTLFKGKEQIILTKKELLFLELLIKNQKRTTSYDELNTYVWNGNMSEDAIRSVVRDLRKKISKRAIKNISGIGYQVNVQE; this is encoded by the coding sequence ATGGAAGAGTTAAAAAATTTAAAGATTTTATATATTGATGATGAAGAACCAATTAGAGCCAATGCCGTTGAATATTTAGAGTTTCATTGTGATAATGTTTATGAAGCAAAAGATGGTTTAGAAGGTTTTAATGTCTACAAAGAAGTAAAACCAGATATTATAATTTCAGATATAAAAATGCCATTGATTTCTGGCTTAGAAATGGTTAGAAAAATAAGAGCAACAGATAAATCAACTAAGATAGTTATTGCTACAGCATTTTTGGATACATCATATTTACTTGAAGCAGTTGAGTTAGGATTAGTAAAATACCTTATAAAACCTGTAACAGAAGATAAACTTTTACCAGTTTTAAAAACTTGTGTAAGTGAAATAAGTGATAAAAAGAGTATTTTTACCCTAGAAGATGATTTTGCATTTGATTATTTGAATAAGACTCTTTTTAAAGGAAAAGAACAAATTATCTTGACTAAGAAAGAGTTGCTTTTTCTTGAACTTCTAATAAAAAATCAAAAAAGAACTACAAGTTATGATGAACTAAATACTTATGTTTGGAATGGAAATATGAGTGAAGATGCAATACGTTCAGTTGTAAGAGATCTTAGAAAAAAGATTTCAAAAAGAGCAATAAAAAATATCTCTGGAATAGGTTACCAAGTAAATGTTCAAGAGTAG
- a CDS encoding HPP family protein, with protein sequence MKKFFKKFKKINTEKIEFENLIWSWIGSFIGIIAIAFIHFSFLNDTDLSLVIGSFGASAVLIYGAIHSPLAQPRNLVGGHILSAIIGVTSFKLLGDYLWLCSALAVASSILVMQVTLTLHPPGGATALIAVIGSEQIHNLGFLYVLIPVATGAFIMLFIALIINNIPKKRYYPNSRNKNT encoded by the coding sequence ATGAAAAAGTTTTTTAAAAAATTTAAAAAAATAAATACAGAAAAAATAGAGTTTGAAAACCTTATTTGGTCTTGGATAGGTTCATTTATAGGAATTATTGCTATTGCATTTATTCACTTTAGCTTTTTAAATGATACTGACCTCTCTTTAGTTATTGGTTCATTTGGAGCAAGTGCTGTTTTAATCTATGGTGCAATTCACTCTCCCTTAGCTCAACCAAGAAACCTTGTAGGTGGACATATTTTAAGTGCGATTATTGGAGTTACTAGTTTTAAACTTTTAGGTGATTACTTATGGTTGTGTTCAGCTCTAGCTGTGGCTAGTTCTATTTTAGTGATGCAAGTAACCTTAACTTTACACCCTCCAGGAGGAGCAACTGCTTTGATTGCAGTTATAGGGAGTGAACAGATTCACAACCTAGGTTTTTTATATGTTTTAATTCCTGTTGCAACAGGTGCTTTTATAATGCTTTTTATTGCATTAATTATAAATAATATCCCTAAAAAAAGATATTATCCAAACTCAAGGAACAAAAATACCTAG
- a CDS encoding DUF4197 domain-containing protein codes for MNKKIILSSLVLCSTLSFAFDLNSFTKEIVNDITKTETKQDQTVSSSLSQDTVSKGLKEALKVGVNYATKTLGAQNGYLNNADVKIPLPENLQKAEALIRSAGGDKIADDLIKSMNNAATNAAPETAKIFVDAIEKMNLEDAKKILAGNEHSATNYFKENTNEALKKLIKPIVNKTMQENSVSKYYDTFNTYYKQYGKEYVENSSVMNLAKNFGVDEYIPSSSDESLDDYVTNKAIDGLFKMISEKEASIRENPVEQTTSILKKVFGN; via the coding sequence ATGAACAAAAAAATAATTCTTTCATCTTTAGTACTATGCAGTACATTATCTTTTGCTTTTGATTTAAATAGCTTCACAAAAGAGATTGTAAATGACATAACTAAAACAGAAACAAAACAAGACCAAACAGTTTCAAGCTCTTTATCTCAAGATACAGTATCAAAGGGTTTAAAAGAAGCATTAAAAGTTGGTGTAAACTATGCTACAAAAACTTTAGGAGCACAAAATGGTTATTTAAATAATGCCGATGTTAAAATTCCACTACCTGAAAACCTTCAAAAAGCAGAAGCTCTTATAAGAAGTGCAGGAGGAGATAAAATTGCAGATGATTTAATCAAGTCTATGAACAATGCAGCAACAAATGCAGCACCTGAAACAGCAAAGATTTTTGTTGATGCAATTGAAAAAATGAATCTTGAAGATGCTAAAAAAATTTTAGCAGGAAATGAACACTCAGCAACAAACTATTTTAAAGAAAATACAAATGAAGCATTAAAAAAACTAATCAAACCAATAGTAAATAAAACTATGCAAGAAAATAGTGTTTCAAAATACTACGATACTTTTAATACTTATTATAAACAGTATGGAAAAGAGTATGTAGAAAATAGCTCGGTAATGAACTTAGCTAAAAACTTTGGAGTAGATGAGTATATTCCAAGTTCTAGTGATGAAAGTTTAGATGATTATGTTACAAATAAAGCGATTGATGGTTTATTTAAAATGATTTCTGAAAAAGAGGCTTCTATTAGAGAAAACCCTGTTGAGCAAACAACTTCAATACTTAAAAAAGTATTTGGAAACTAA
- a CDS encoding YitT family protein → MPTIFSKKELLNTFYLILGTLFISLSVVLFFTPHNFTTGGTPGAAILLHKLTGFSIGTMVIAINIPLLIWGMKYFGKMFAIRTIITVALISIFIDFFSYSLNFDLLISNILVAAIFGGAVIGFGVGFIIKGHSSAGGSTIVAKIIASNSHIKPAQVILVIDVLIVVSSIYVFKDFEKAVLSIMSIYVTAKAIDVVLTGTLTTKVIHITTSKPQELGEQITQKLKHEGTLIQGDALNKKDDKTLIFMVIDVKRLGQLRQIIEETDKDAFMIVMEASEMLGRGH, encoded by the coding sequence ATGCCAACTATTTTTAGTAAAAAAGAACTTCTAAATACTTTTTACCTAATATTGGGTACTCTTTTTATCTCATTATCTGTTGTACTATTTTTTACACCACATAACTTTACAACTGGTGGAACACCTGGTGCTGCTATTTTATTACACAAACTAACTGGATTTTCTATTGGTACTATGGTTATTGCTATAAATATTCCCTTACTTATTTGGGGAATGAAATATTTTGGAAAGATGTTTGCAATAAGAACCATTATAACCGTTGCACTTATCTCTATTTTTATAGACTTTTTTTCTTACTCTTTAAACTTTGATTTACTTATTTCAAATATTTTAGTTGCTGCTATTTTTGGTGGAGCTGTTATTGGATTTGGGGTTGGGTTTATTATAAAAGGACATTCAAGTGCTGGTGGTTCAACTATTGTTGCAAAGATTATTGCATCAAACTCTCATATAAAACCTGCACAAGTTATATTAGTGATTGATGTACTTATTGTTGTTTCATCTATTTATGTATTTAAAGACTTCGAAAAAGCTGTTCTAAGTATCATGAGTATCTATGTTACAGCAAAAGCTATTGATGTAGTTTTAACAGGTACTTTAACAACAAAGGTTATTCATATTACAACTTCTAAACCTCAAGAGTTAGGTGAACAAATCACTCAAAAACTAAAGCATGAAGGTACTCTTATTCAAGGTGACGCTTTAAATAAAAAAGATGATAAAACTCTTATTTTTATGGTAATTGATGTTAAAAGATTAGGACAATTAAGACAAATCATTGAAGAAACAGACAAAGATGCTTTCATGATTGTTATGGAAGCATCTGAGATGTTAGGAAGAGGTCACTAA
- a CDS encoding tetratricopeptide repeat protein, whose amino-acid sequence MENIDSFYTLMGEASSLTKEAKYDEALSSYDNILEKYLDTKDESIIEYLPYTFYNKALIYAHKKEYEKELEVYNELLSRFISNISQNSEIIFAKAYMNKAICIQELKDEKESLAVYKEFVQNFENCLDEKVLEDIVQAKYNIAYILGNNEQIEESIKAYDDVIESFQTSKEKHFLEFVAKSLVNKANKNKELYEYEKAIESLDKVINEFSIFEKQVAIAYHNKATVLAELQNEKEMKKVCDELIQKFGNVHDEFIMNIVSSAEVLKDKDTFNKNCF is encoded by the coding sequence ATGGAAAATATAGATAGTTTTTATACTTTAATGGGTGAAGCTTCATCTTTAACAAAAGAGGCAAAATATGATGAAGCACTTAGTTCTTATGACAATATTTTAGAAAAATATCTAGATACAAAAGATGAGTCTATAATTGAATATTTGCCTTATACTTTTTATAATAAAGCTTTAATCTATGCACATAAAAAAGAGTATGAAAAAGAGTTAGAGGTTTATAATGAACTTCTTTCAAGATTTATCTCAAATATCTCACAAAATAGTGAAATCATATTTGCAAAAGCTTATATGAATAAAGCTATTTGTATTCAAGAGTTAAAAGATGAGAAAGAGTCTTTAGCTGTTTATAAAGAGTTTGTACAAAACTTTGAAAACTGTTTAGATGAAAAGGTTTTAGAAGATATTGTTCAAGCAAAATATAACATAGCTTATATTTTAGGAAACAACGAACAAATAGAAGAGTCTATAAAAGCTTATGATGATGTTATTGAGTCATTTCAAACTAGTAAAGAGAAACATTTCTTAGAGTTTGTTGCTAAGTCTTTAGTAAATAAAGCAAATAAAAATAAAGAACTTTATGAGTATGAAAAGGCTATTGAGTCTTTAGATAAAGTTATAAATGAGTTTTCAATTTTTGAAAAGCAAGTTGCTATTGCATATCATAACAAAGCAACTGTTTTAGCTGAACTTCAAAATGAAAAAGAGATGAAAAAAGTTTGTGATGAATTAATCCAAAAGTTTGGAAATGTCCATGATGAGTTTATCATGAACATTGTCTCTTCTGCTGAAGTTCTAAAAGATAAGGACACTTTTAACAAAAACTGTTTTTAG
- a CDS encoding GNAT family N-acetyltransferase encodes MSNIIIRDAVIDDSATILNFITELAIYEKAEHEVKTDVEQIKKSIFGENSTVNAFICEEDGVAIGFAVYFYNYSTWLGKNGIYLEDLYVSKDKRGSGAGKAILKHLVKKAYDEGCGRVEWSCLDWNTPSREFYESIGAKSQDEWIGYRLEGDAIANFINS; translated from the coding sequence ATGTCAAATATTATAATTAGAGATGCAGTTATTGATGATTCTGCAACTATTTTAAACTTTATTACAGAACTTGCAATTTATGAAAAAGCTGAGCACGAAGTAAAAACTGATGTTGAGCAAATAAAAAAATCTATTTTTGGTGAAAACTCAACTGTTAATGCTTTTATTTGTGAAGAAGATGGAGTTGCAATTGGTTTTGCAGTATATTTTTACAACTACTCAACTTGGCTTGGTAAAAATGGTATTTATTTAGAAGATTTATATGTTAGCAAAGATAAAAGAGGAAGTGGCGCTGGAAAAGCTATCTTAAAACATCTTGTTAAAAAAGCATACGATGAAGGTTGTGGAAGAGTAGAGTGGTCTTGTTTAGATTGGAATACTCCTTCAAGAGAGTTTTATGAAAGTATTGGTGCTAAGTCACAAGATGAGTGGATTGGTTATAGATTAGAAGGTGATGCAATAGCAAATTTCATAAATAGTTAA
- a CDS encoding TRAP transporter fused permease subunit, producing MQETNKKLLSPKYVIVAALALFTVGFHIYLIFTGLMPNLVSRPIHLALVLPWVFLLTTDENISKFTKYIGYILLVCAMFSSYYIVTNYSYLEEQYGSLEGNLQYFVAISLILAVLEMARRAVKLALPLTAAIALAYGFFGHLIPGDFGHQEIPMDSFLGTLVIAEGGIYGSLTGVSVNVVAVFVILGAFVGVGEGGNAFMSLSTKIAGRLRGGAAKVSVLASAFFGSISGSASANVASTGAFTIPTMKKLKYPSSLAGATEAVASTGGQIMPPLMGAGAFIMAELLGVQYSSIMAAAIFPAILFFFTVWIGIDVFAKKYKLIAMSDEDIPKLNIVLRLSPFFVIPFGILLYALLVIGKTPQFSAALAIFASVFLLLVNREWKVSFKDFIIKFLDGCITASRQIATIASVIICAGIIIGVLNVTGVGVKITSAILFLSNGELFAALLLTALACLILGMEVPTTAAYIICVSIAGPILQDYGLSAIQAHLFIFWFALLSTITPPVCGTVFIASGIAQTNWLKVAGKAMKLGIGLYIIPMAFIVNPYLIKPDTHFSFALMSFVKIALGLWLISNALVNDKQKPLLRVLFAIFALIIIFIPFQ from the coding sequence ATGCAAGAAACAAATAAAAAGTTACTATCACCAAAGTATGTGATAGTAGCTGCTTTAGCTTTATTTACCGTTGGATTTCATATCTATTTAATTTTTACAGGTCTAATGCCAAATTTAGTAAGTAGACCAATTCACTTAGCATTGGTATTACCTTGGGTTTTTCTACTTACAACTGATGAAAACATATCAAAGTTTACTAAATATATAGGATATATCTTATTAGTTTGTGCTATGTTTTCTTCTTATTATATAGTTACTAACTACTCTTATTTAGAAGAACAATATGGTTCACTAGAAGGCAATTTACAATATTTTGTTGCAATAAGTTTAATCTTAGCTGTTTTAGAAATGGCAAGACGTGCAGTAAAACTTGCACTTCCTTTAACTGCTGCAATTGCTTTAGCTTATGGATTTTTTGGGCATCTTATTCCTGGGGATTTTGGTCATCAAGAAATACCTATGGATAGTTTCTTAGGAACACTTGTTATTGCAGAAGGTGGTATTTATGGAAGTCTTACAGGAGTTTCTGTAAATGTTGTTGCTGTATTTGTTATCTTAGGAGCTTTTGTTGGAGTTGGTGAAGGTGGAAATGCTTTCATGTCCTTATCAACAAAAATAGCAGGAAGACTAAGAGGTGGAGCAGCTAAAGTATCTGTTTTAGCATCTGCATTTTTTGGTTCTATTTCTGGTTCTGCTTCTGCAAATGTTGCTTCAACAGGTGCCTTTACAATTCCAACTATGAAAAAACTAAAATACCCTTCAAGTTTAGCAGGTGCTACAGAAGCAGTTGCAAGTACTGGTGGACAAATTATGCCTCCACTTATGGGAGCGGGGGCTTTTATTATGGCTGAGTTATTGGGAGTTCAATACTCTTCAATTATGGCAGCTGCAATATTTCCTGCTATTTTATTTTTCTTTACTGTATGGATTGGAATTGATGTTTTTGCTAAAAAGTATAAGCTTATAGCAATGAGCGATGAAGATATTCCAAAACTAAATATAGTTTTAAGACTTAGTCCATTTTTTGTGATTCCTTTCGGGATACTTTTATATGCACTTTTAGTTATTGGAAAAACTCCACAGTTTTCAGCTGCTTTAGCAATCTTTGCTTCAGTATTTTTATTGCTTGTAAATAGAGAGTGGAAAGTATCATTTAAAGATTTTATCATCAAGTTTTTAGATGGTTGTATCACTGCTTCAAGACAGATTGCTACAATTGCTTCTGTTATCATTTGTGCAGGTATTATTATTGGTGTTTTAAACGTAACTGGAGTTGGAGTTAAAATTACATCTGCAATTTTATTTTTATCAAATGGTGAACTATTTGCAGCACTATTACTAACAGCACTTGCTTGTTTAATCCTAGGAATGGAAGTTCCTACAACAGCAGCATATATTATCTGTGTTTCAATTGCTGGACCAATACTTCAAGATTATGGATTAAGTGCTATTCAAGCTCACTTATTTATTTTCTGGTTTGCTCTTTTATCAACTATTACACCACCTGTTTGTGGAACAGTATTTATTGCTTCTGGAATAGCACAAACAAACTGGTTAAAAGTTGCAGGAAAAGCTATGAAACTAGGTATTGGTTTATATATTATTCCTATGGCATTTATTGTAAACCCATATTTAATTAAACCAGATACTCACTTCTCATTTGCCTTAATGTCATTTGTAAAAATAGCCCTTGGTTTATGGCTTATTTCAAATGCTTTAGTAAATGATAAACAAAAACCTCTATTAAGAGTTTTATTCGCAATTTTTGCTCTTATAATTATATTTATTCCATTTCAATGA
- a CDS encoding TAXI family TRAP transporter solute-binding subunit, with protein sequence MKLSKILSIATIFAVAVSANAGERLTLKAAKSSSSYYQMAVQVGENVSKLTNKDLSITIEESQGSVQNVKEVRKRTGNYVFTTPPVLLKLAKSQKAMFKRDNPADYEKVRSLFPIPYLTMHMVVKADSGINSFEDLKGKSLLIGKGSYGAREAKKYIEVFGLKDDVKLVGAELSGAVSALKNGQIDGFATSGSYPAPNVIEAAASTKIKLLSMSDEQIALTKRDKLIIPSGTYSGVEEEIATTTLPVGVYTTTNMSEETAYKLTKAFWESKPALEKQNIWWKAITFNNLDMFKTKLHKGALKYYNEVNATIPESIK encoded by the coding sequence ATGAAATTATCTAAAATACTATCAATAGCTACTATTTTCGCAGTAGCAGTATCTGCAAATGCAGGTGAGAGATTGACATTAAAAGCAGCTAAATCTTCTTCATCATACTACCAAATGGCAGTACAAGTTGGAGAAAATGTAAGTAAGCTTACAAATAAAGATTTAAGTATCACAATCGAAGAGAGTCAAGGTTCTGTTCAAAACGTAAAAGAAGTTAGAAAAAGAACTGGTAACTATGTGTTTACAACACCTCCTGTTTTACTTAAACTAGCTAAGTCTCAAAAAGCAATGTTCAAAAGAGACAATCCAGCTGATTATGAAAAAGTAAGATCACTATTTCCTATTCCATACCTTACAATGCACATGGTTGTAAAAGCTGATTCAGGAATTAACAGTTTTGAAGATTTAAAAGGTAAGTCTTTACTGATTGGTAAAGGAAGTTATGGTGCAAGAGAAGCCAAAAAATACATTGAAGTATTTGGTCTAAAAGATGATGTTAAACTTGTAGGTGCAGAACTTTCAGGTGCAGTATCAGCACTTAAAAATGGTCAAATTGATGGATTTGCAACATCAGGTTCGTATCCAGCTCCAAATGTAATTGAAGCAGCAGCAAGTACAAAAATCAAACTTCTTTCTATGAGTGATGAGCAAATTGCTCTTACAAAAAGAGATAAACTTATTATTCCATCAGGAACTTATTCTGGTGTTGAAGAAGAGATTGCAACAACAACTTTACCTGTTGGAGTTTATACAACTACAAATATGAGTGAAGAGACAGCGTACAAACTTACAAAAGCATTTTGGGAATCAAAACCTGCATTAGAAAAACAAAATATCTGGTGGAAAGCTATTACTTTTAACAACCTAGATATGTTTAAAACTAAACTTCATAAAGGTGCATTAAAGTACTACAATGAAGTAAATGCAACTATTCCTGAGAGTATTAAATAA
- a CDS encoding LysR family transcriptional regulator, with amino-acid sequence MDSNLLKVFITVANTNSISQAAKELEFTQSNVTLRIKQLEKNIGYSLFHRTNRGVILTNEGEKLFPYAIDIIKKVEEAQVHMRNIDYQEVLKIGATQTFTTSSLMPFLEKLNSDFKEMNLEFTVDSSLNLIEKLLDYKLDVAFVNGNPHHKDLEILNVFEEKMVLVEPKDKEPQKTCFVFKKSCANCATLENYIKNTRDENYKTVELENFELILGCIKAGFGIGLLSPKIIEKFGYTNKVKTTDIENHLDTHLICRKDYLPIIHEYLRNSSL; translated from the coding sequence ATGGACTCAAATTTATTAAAAGTTTTTATAACAGTTGCAAATACAAACTCTATATCACAAGCAGCTAAAGAGTTGGAGTTTACTCAATCAAACGTAACTTTACGAATAAAACAGCTAGAAAAAAATATAGGCTACTCTCTTTTTCATAGGACAAACAGAGGGGTTATTCTTACAAACGAAGGTGAAAAGCTTTTCCCCTATGCCATAGATATTATAAAAAAAGTTGAAGAAGCCCAAGTTCATATGAGAAATATAGACTACCAAGAAGTACTTAAAATAGGAGCAACGCAAACATTTACAACAAGTAGCTTGATGCCATTTTTAGAAAAACTAAATAGTGATTTTAAAGAAATGAATTTAGAGTTTACAGTTGATAGTAGTTTAAACTTAATAGAGAAACTTCTTGATTATAAACTTGATGTAGCCTTTGTAAATGGAAATCCACATCATAAAGATTTAGAAATTTTAAATGTCTTTGAAGAGAAAATGGTTTTAGTTGAACCAAAAGACAAAGAGCCTCAAAAGACTTGTTTTGTATTTAAAAAGTCTTGTGCAAATTGTGCAACTTTGGAAAACTATATTAAAAATACAAGAGATGAAAACTACAAAACAGTAGAGCTAGAAAACTTTGAGTTGATACTTGGTTGTATAAAAGCAGGTTTTGGAATAGGTCTTTTATCTCCAAAGATTATAGAGAAATTTGGTTATACAAATAAGGTGAAAACTACAGATATAGAAAACCATCTTGATACACATTTGATTTGCAGAAAAGATTATCTTCCTATTATCCATGAATACCTAAGAAATAGTAGTTTATAA